A portion of the Juglans microcarpa x Juglans regia isolate MS1-56 chromosome 1D, Jm3101_v1.0, whole genome shotgun sequence genome contains these proteins:
- the LOC121245122 gene encoding uncharacterized protein LOC121245122 yields the protein MLVEQNLKKSAELQEQRKRATPHGSSSMDQGSWKKRNDVSSSGQKQMQGYQSNNPCKFCNHAHTGECRKENGSCFRCGRTGHFIRECPLLSDDKNKTNTPPGPRQTTQGNNQRRMGPARVFALTAEDVEDDNNAITGL from the exons ATGCTAGTGGAACAGAATCTTAAGAAAAGTGCTGAGTTGCAGgaacagagaaagagagctaCTCCACATGGATCCTCTAGTATGGATCAAGGgtcatggaagaagagaaatgatgttAGCAGTTCGGGACAAAAGCAAATGCAAGGTTATCAATCGAATAACCCCTGCAAGTTTTGTAACCACGCACACACTGGGGAGTGTAGAAAGGAAAATGGGTCATGTTTCCGATGTGGAAGGACTGGCCATTTCATCAGAGAATGCCCATTACTGTCAGACGACAAGAATAAGACCAATACACCTCCAGGTCCCCGTCAGACGACACAGGGAAACAATCAACGTAGAATGGGACCAGCTCGAGTGTTTGCATTGACAGCTGAAGATGTTGAAGATGATAACAATGCGATCACAG GACTATAA